The proteins below come from a single Marinobacter bohaiensis genomic window:
- the queG gene encoding tRNA epoxyqueuosine(34) reductase QueG, which yields MLTESLDSLARQIHDWANELGFQAVGITHPETGEHGAHLQRWLAAGRHGEMSYMADHGRKRYTPAELVPGTARVISLRMDYLPSPDSPARILKNPEKAYLSRYTLGRDYHKLIRKRLAQLAKRIDDALEGHQHRAFVDSAPVLERALAQRAGLGWIGKNTMLINPKAGSFFFLGEIFTSAPLPVDPPFATEHCGSCSACLQVCPTDAFVGPHQLDARRCISYLTIELKGSIPEELRPLMGNRVFGCDDCQLVCPWNKFSKPSDKDDFQPRHHLDNSELAELFLWTEADFLKRTEGSAIRRTGYEGWLRNLAVGLGNAPSTIPVIEALKHRASHPSELVREHVHWALRRHGVAD from the coding sequence ATGTTAACCGAAAGTCTCGACAGCCTCGCCCGGCAAATACATGACTGGGCGAACGAACTCGGCTTCCAGGCCGTGGGCATCACCCACCCGGAAACCGGCGAGCATGGCGCGCACCTGCAGCGCTGGCTGGCGGCGGGGCGTCACGGCGAAATGAGCTATATGGCCGACCATGGCCGCAAGCGCTATACCCCCGCGGAGCTGGTACCGGGCACCGCACGGGTGATTTCCCTGCGCATGGATTACCTGCCATCACCGGACAGCCCCGCCCGGATCCTGAAGAATCCGGAAAAGGCCTATCTGTCCCGCTACACCCTCGGGCGCGACTACCACAAGCTGATTCGCAAACGCCTGGCGCAACTCGCCAAGCGTATCGACGACGCCCTGGAAGGTCACCAGCATCGCGCCTTCGTCGACAGCGCCCCGGTACTGGAACGCGCTCTGGCACAGCGCGCGGGTCTGGGCTGGATCGGCAAGAACACGATGCTGATCAATCCCAAGGCGGGCTCGTTTTTCTTTCTTGGCGAGATCTTTACCAGCGCGCCCCTGCCGGTGGACCCACCGTTTGCGACCGAACACTGCGGCAGCTGCTCCGCCTGCCTCCAGGTCTGCCCTACGGACGCCTTCGTCGGCCCGCACCAACTGGATGCCCGACGCTGCATCAGCTATCTGACGATCGAGCTGAAAGGATCCATCCCGGAAGAACTGCGCCCGCTGATGGGCAACCGCGTATTCGGCTGCGACGACTGCCAACTGGTCTGCCCCTGGAACAAGTTCAGCAAGCCCAGCGACAAGGACGACTTCCAGCCCCGACACCACCTGGACAACAGCGAGCTGGCAGAACTGTTCCTGTGGACCGAGGCGGATTTCCTCAAGCGCACCGAAGGCTCGGCCATCCGCCGCACGGGCTACGAGGGCTGGCTGCGCAACCTGGCGGTGGGGCTGGGCAACGCCCCGTCAACCATTCCGGTGATCGAGGCGCTGAAACACAGGGCCAGCCATCCCTCGGAACTGGTTCGGGAGCATGTGCACTGGGCGCTCAGGCGGCATGGGGTTGCTGACTGA
- a CDS encoding sulfurtransferase translates to MPDLPLVIETDTLASLIDNEEDILIIDLCHPERYASGHIPGAVYVHPQETLLGYPPAPGKLPTVEALQELTARIGLTPDKPVVVYDDEGGGWAGRFIWLLDCIGHEHASYLNGGWLAWQAEERELTTDVPDPQPGHYPIIIRPEPTATLDEVLKGLDSPDQVIWDARSPGEYYGQRIAAAKAGHIPGAHNLEWTQLMDTTRELRLKPDAELRELLEQHGFKPSRTLITHCQTHHRSGLTYLVAKYLGYPKVRAYAGSWAEWGNHPDTPVET, encoded by the coding sequence ATGCCCGACCTGCCCCTGGTGATTGAAACAGACACCCTGGCGTCACTGATCGATAACGAGGAGGACATCCTCATCATCGACCTGTGCCATCCGGAGCGCTACGCCAGCGGCCACATTCCGGGTGCGGTCTATGTGCATCCCCAGGAAACGCTGCTGGGCTACCCGCCGGCGCCGGGCAAGCTGCCCACGGTGGAAGCCCTGCAGGAACTGACCGCCCGGATCGGCCTGACGCCCGACAAACCCGTGGTGGTGTACGACGACGAAGGCGGTGGCTGGGCCGGTCGTTTTATCTGGCTGCTGGACTGCATCGGTCACGAGCACGCCAGCTACCTGAACGGTGGCTGGCTGGCCTGGCAGGCGGAGGAGCGCGAGCTGACCACCGACGTACCGGATCCGCAGCCTGGCCACTACCCGATCATCATCCGCCCGGAACCAACGGCCACGCTGGACGAAGTACTCAAGGGACTCGACTCCCCGGACCAGGTCATCTGGGACGCGCGCTCGCCCGGGGAATACTACGGTCAGCGCATCGCCGCCGCCAAGGCGGGACACATACCGGGTGCGCACAACCTGGAGTGGACCCAGTTGATGGACACCACCCGGGAGTTGCGACTCAAGCCCGATGCCGAACTGCGTGAACTGCTGGAACAGCACGGCTTCAAGCCATCCCGAACACTGATCACTCACTGCCAGACCCACCACCGGTCCGGCCTGACTTACCTGGTTGCCAAATACCTCGGTTACCCGAAGGTCCGCGCCTACGCCGGATCCTGGGCCGAATGGGGCAACCACCCCGATACTCCCGTGGAGACGTAA
- the epmA gene encoding EF-P lysine aminoacylase EpmA has product MTDSPSWPPTASLRALRERARLLAHVRQFFAERAVLEVETPVLARHGVSDLHLDCVTARLLPVAGCGGGEAFLQTSPEYHMKRLLAAGSGPIYQVFRAFRDGERGVRHNPEFSLLEWYRPDFDDQALMDEVAALVCGWLDLPEPERLTYREAFLRYAGLDPFTVSLIELRGRVAALAGDAAFADSLDRDACLDVIMTHQVEPALESVPAVFIHDYPASQAALARVRDVDGHRVAHRFELYLDGLELCNGYWELTDADEQRRRFEADNALRRQHGKPEMALDEALLAALAAGMPDCAGVALGLDRLLMRALGARDISDVLAFPIERA; this is encoded by the coding sequence ATGACTGATTCCCCATCCTGGCCACCGACCGCGTCCCTGCGGGCGCTGCGCGAGCGTGCGCGACTGCTGGCTCATGTCCGCCAGTTCTTCGCCGAGCGCGCTGTGCTGGAAGTGGAGACCCCCGTGTTGGCCCGCCACGGCGTGTCCGACCTGCATCTCGATTGCGTCACCGCCCGATTGTTGCCGGTAGCCGGCTGTGGTGGCGGCGAGGCTTTTTTGCAGACCTCGCCCGAGTACCACATGAAACGCCTGCTGGCGGCGGGGAGCGGGCCGATCTACCAGGTTTTCCGGGCGTTTCGCGACGGTGAGCGGGGGGTGCGTCACAATCCCGAGTTCTCGTTGCTGGAGTGGTATCGCCCGGATTTCGATGATCAGGCCCTGATGGATGAGGTAGCGGCTCTGGTGTGCGGCTGGCTCGACCTGCCGGAGCCGGAACGCCTGACCTACCGCGAGGCCTTCCTGCGTTATGCGGGGCTGGATCCGTTTACCGTGAGCCTGATCGAACTTCGGGGCCGGGTGGCGGCGTTGGCGGGTGACGCGGCATTCGCCGACTCACTGGATCGCGACGCCTGCCTCGATGTGATCATGACGCACCAGGTGGAACCTGCACTGGAAAGCGTGCCGGCGGTGTTCATTCACGATTATCCGGCCAGTCAGGCGGCCCTGGCGCGGGTGCGGGACGTGGACGGTCATCGGGTGGCGCATCGTTTCGAGCTTTACCTGGATGGCCTTGAATTGTGTAACGGCTATTGGGAACTGACCGACGCCGACGAGCAGCGCCGGCGTTTCGAGGCGGACAACGCTTTGCGCCGGCAGCATGGCAAGCCGGAGATGGCTCTGGATGAGGCGCTGCTGGCGGCGCTGGCGGCGGGTATGCCGGATTGTGCCGGGGTGGCGCTGGGGCTGGATCGTCTGCTGATGCGGGCCCTGGGGGCCCGCGATATCAGTGATGTGCTGGCGTTTCCGATCGAGCGGGCCTGA
- the rsgA gene encoding small ribosomal subunit biogenesis GTPase RsgA, which produces MAKRRLNKQQKWRIEKIQKERAARASRRERDIDRKLQSGELGDEQSGLIIAHFGKQIDVEVLEGEQRGEITRCHVRTNLGPLVTGDRVIWRPGADDLGVIVALQDRDSLLQRPDKFGQLKPVAANIDHIILVIAPEPEPHDNLVDRYLVAAENCDITPVLLLNKTDLLSDDNRSAINALLERYRGLGYQVEQTSVHHAPEEDSTIERLLKDRTSVFVGQSGVGKSSIIRRLLQDNSIRVGDVSESTGKGVHTTTTARLFHLDNGDLIDSPGIREFGLWHMDPEHLEYGFREIRPLIGTCRFRNCRHQAEPGCALLEAEARGDISPERMQSFRRIYTEMENSDWQQPG; this is translated from the coding sequence ATGGCAAAACGTCGGCTCAACAAGCAGCAGAAATGGCGCATCGAGAAAATCCAGAAAGAGCGCGCCGCCCGCGCTTCACGAAGGGAACGGGACATTGACCGCAAACTGCAGTCGGGCGAGCTGGGGGACGAGCAAAGCGGGCTGATCATTGCTCACTTCGGCAAACAGATCGACGTGGAAGTGCTTGAAGGCGAGCAGCGCGGCGAGATCACCCGCTGCCACGTGCGCACCAATCTGGGCCCGCTGGTCACCGGCGACCGCGTGATCTGGCGCCCCGGTGCCGACGACCTGGGCGTTATCGTCGCGCTCCAGGACCGGGACAGCCTGCTGCAACGCCCTGACAAATTTGGCCAGCTCAAGCCCGTCGCCGCCAACATCGATCACATCATCCTGGTCATCGCGCCGGAACCGGAGCCGCACGACAACCTGGTCGACCGCTATCTGGTGGCGGCGGAGAACTGCGACATCACCCCCGTCCTGCTGCTCAACAAGACGGACCTGCTCAGCGACGACAATCGCTCGGCGATCAATGCCCTGCTGGAGCGCTATCGGGGACTGGGCTACCAGGTCGAGCAGACTTCGGTGCACCATGCCCCGGAAGAGGATTCCACCATTGAGCGTCTGCTGAAGGACCGAACCAGCGTGTTCGTCGGCCAGTCGGGCGTGGGGAAATCGTCCATCATTCGCCGTCTGCTGCAGGACAACAGCATTCGCGTGGGCGACGTGTCCGAAAGCACCGGCAAGGGCGTACACACCACGACCACCGCCCGCCTGTTTCACCTGGACAACGGCGACCTGATCGACTCACCGGGCATCCGCGAGTTTGGTCTCTGGCATATGGATCCGGAGCACCTGGAGTACGGCTTCCGGGAAATCCGGCCGCTGATCGGCACCTGCCGCTTCCGCAACTGCCGGCATCAGGCCGAACCCGGCTGCGCCCTGCTGGAAGCCGAAGCCAGGGGCGACATCAGCCCGGAGCGTATGCAGAGCTTCCGCCGCATCTATACGGAAATGGAGAATTCGGACTGGCAGCAGCCCGGCTGA
- the motB gene encoding flagellar motor protein MotB, whose protein sequence is MEEQPIIVKRVKKVSGGHHGGSWKVAFADFATAMMAFFMVMWLTMTATPEEKQAISGYFKDPVGFTEAASRNPIDLGGSASVVDASTADVADSEIRLEDQTIEELADTLEQRQMQELFQDLQEQIESSETLQKFKDQLLIDITDEGLRIQIVDRSQRPMFDSGSARLKYYSQDILFELAKPLGQVQNKLSITGHTDATPFVGRPGYTNWELSADRANTARRALVAGGVRSEQIGRVVGLSDSVLFDKDKPRAPVNRRIAIIVLNNKTVQEMQSDSGADAQPVIDLTEPSEAESDAALDQLRSGDWYDPQPEADPDEVNW, encoded by the coding sequence GTGGAAGAACAGCCGATCATCGTCAAACGGGTCAAGAAGGTTTCCGGCGGCCATCACGGTGGCTCCTGGAAGGTAGCCTTTGCCGACTTCGCGACGGCCATGATGGCCTTCTTCATGGTGATGTGGCTCACCATGACCGCGACGCCGGAAGAGAAACAGGCCATTTCCGGCTACTTCAAGGATCCGGTGGGTTTCACCGAGGCGGCCAGTCGCAATCCCATCGATCTGGGCGGCAGTGCGTCTGTGGTTGATGCGTCCACGGCCGATGTCGCCGACTCCGAGATTCGTCTGGAAGACCAGACCATCGAGGAGTTGGCGGATACCCTGGAGCAGCGCCAGATGCAGGAACTCTTCCAGGATCTCCAGGAGCAGATCGAGAGCAGCGAGACCCTGCAGAAGTTCAAGGATCAGCTGCTGATCGATATCACCGACGAAGGGCTGCGAATCCAGATCGTCGACCGCTCCCAGCGTCCCATGTTCGACAGTGGCAGTGCGCGCCTGAAGTACTACTCGCAGGATATCCTGTTCGAACTGGCCAAGCCGCTGGGCCAGGTCCAGAACAAGCTCAGCATCACCGGTCACACGGACGCCACACCGTTTGTGGGTCGTCCCGGCTACACCAACTGGGAGCTGTCGGCCGATCGCGCCAACACTGCCCGGCGCGCGCTGGTGGCCGGCGGTGTGCGCTCCGAGCAGATCGGGCGGGTGGTCGGGCTGAGCGATTCGGTGCTGTTCGACAAGGACAAGCCGCGGGCGCCGGTCAATCGCCGCATCGCGATCATCGTCCTCAACAACAAGACAGTGCAGGAAATGCAGTCGGATTCCGGTGCCGATGCGCAGCCGGTCATCGACCTGACCGAGCCGTCCGAAGCCGAGTCCGACGCGGCCCTGGACCAGCTCAGGTCAGGCGATTGGTACGATCCCCAGCCCGAGGCCGATCCCGACGAGGTGAACTGGTAG
- the orn gene encoding oligoribonuclease produces the protein MAAADRLVWIDLEMTGLDPDQERIIEIATIVTDSDLNTIAEGPVLAINQPDSLLDSMDEWCTRTHGESGLTQRVKESDLSEADAERQTIDFLEQHLEAGQSPLCGNSIGQDRRFLVRYMPALEAFFHYRNLDVSTIKELARRWRPDVLAGVKKKGTHLALDDIRDSIDELRHYREQFFRLEP, from the coding sequence ATGGCCGCAGCCGATCGACTGGTCTGGATCGATCTGGAAATGACCGGGCTCGACCCGGATCAGGAACGGATCATCGAAATCGCCACCATCGTGACCGATTCCGACCTCAATACGATCGCCGAGGGACCGGTGCTGGCCATTAACCAGCCGGACAGCCTGCTCGACAGCATGGATGAGTGGTGCACGCGGACGCACGGCGAAAGCGGTCTGACCCAGCGGGTCAAGGAAAGCGATCTGTCGGAGGCGGACGCCGAGCGCCAGACGATTGATTTCCTTGAGCAGCACCTCGAAGCGGGTCAATCCCCCCTGTGCGGCAATAGCATCGGCCAGGACCGCCGCTTCCTGGTGCGCTACATGCCGGCCCTGGAGGCTTTTTTCCACTATCGCAACCTGGACGTGAGCACCATCAAGGAGCTGGCCCGCCGCTGGCGTCCGGACGTCCTGGCGGGGGTGAAAAAGAAGGGGACTCACCTGGCCCTGGATGACATCCGCGACTCCATTGACGAGCTGCGGCATTATCGTGAACAGTTCTTCCGTCTGGAACCGTAA
- the motA gene encoding flagellar motor stator protein MotA: MALILGAIIVAASVLGGFVLSKGQLMALWQPLEVLIIFGAAIGAFIISNPMHTIKETISGMLRLLTGSPFNKAFYLDLLSLLYDLFDKSRKQGVMAIEEDIDNPGESQIFTSYPAVMKSKKLLNFITDYMRIISSGNMAPHELEGLMDKELDNREHELHEPSHAVAKVADALPGLGIVAAVLGIVITMSLLGGPPEMIGQKVAAALVGTFLGIWMGYGFVGPTSTAMEHQAQYELRAYECAKSAILATVAGQAPQMAIEFGRKALPSDKRPEFQELNDHVRSK; encoded by the coding sequence ATGGCATTAATCCTCGGTGCAATCATAGTCGCGGCCAGTGTGCTGGGCGGTTTTGTGCTGTCCAAGGGGCAGCTGATGGCCCTGTGGCAGCCGCTCGAAGTGCTGATCATCTTCGGCGCGGCCATCGGCGCCTTCATCATTTCCAACCCGATGCACACCATCAAGGAAACGATTTCCGGGATGCTGCGGTTGCTGACCGGTTCGCCCTTCAACAAGGCCTTCTACCTGGATCTGCTCAGTCTGCTCTACGACCTGTTCGACAAGTCGCGCAAGCAGGGCGTAATGGCCATCGAAGAAGACATCGATAATCCCGGTGAAAGCCAGATCTTCACCAGCTATCCGGCGGTGATGAAGTCGAAGAAACTACTGAATTTCATTACCGACTACATGCGCATCATCAGCTCCGGCAACATGGCGCCCCACGAACTCGAAGGGTTGATGGACAAGGAGCTGGACAATCGCGAGCATGAGTTGCACGAGCCGTCCCACGCCGTCGCCAAGGTGGCGGACGCCCTGCCAGGGCTGGGGATCGTGGCGGCCGTGCTGGGCATCGTGATCACCATGAGTCTGCTGGGCGGTCCGCCGGAGATGATCGGTCAGAAGGTGGCCGCGGCGCTCGTCGGTACCTTCCTGGGGATCTGGATGGGCTATGGCTTTGTCGGGCCCACCTCCACCGCTATGGAACACCAGGCCCAATACGAACTGCGCGCCTACGAATGCGCCAAATCCGCCATCCTGGCGACGGTCGCCGGGCAGGCGCCGCAGATGGCCATCGAGTTTGGCCGTAAGGCGCTGCCCAGTGACAAACGGCCGGAGTTCCAGGAGCTCAACGATCATGTCCGCTCCAAGTAA
- the asd gene encoding archaetidylserine decarboxylase (Phosphatidylserine decarboxylase is synthesized as a single chain precursor. Generation of the pyruvoyl active site from a Ser is coupled to cleavage of a Gly-Ser bond between the larger (beta) and smaller (alpha chains). It is an integral membrane protein.), protein MQEKLFVMSQYLAPQLGLSRLAGRLADNDRVPALKDRVVRWFIERYGVDMSEAVDADPAAYASFNDFFTRALKPGLRPVDDDASVMTSPVDGAISQLGTIADGRVFQAKGQTFSLNELLGGDAERAAPFEDGQFATIYLAPKDYHRIHMPLAGTLREMVYVPGRLFSVNPVTAANVPNLFARNERVAAIFDTEWGPMAMVLVGAMIVGSVETTWAGVVAPGTGKVSSVDYSAEEPIRFEKGEEMGRFRLGSTVVLLMPKNSMSWSDNLQAETVLRMGRPIGQRDD, encoded by the coding sequence ATGCAAGAAAAGCTCTTTGTCATGAGCCAGTACCTGGCGCCCCAGCTCGGCCTGTCCCGGCTGGCCGGACGCCTGGCAGACAACGACCGGGTTCCGGCACTCAAGGACCGGGTCGTGCGCTGGTTCATCGAGCGCTATGGCGTGGACATGTCCGAGGCGGTCGATGCCGACCCAGCCGCCTACGCCAGCTTCAATGACTTCTTTACCCGCGCGCTCAAGCCCGGCCTGCGCCCGGTGGATGACGATGCGAGCGTGATGACCAGCCCGGTGGACGGCGCCATTAGCCAACTGGGCACGATCGCCGACGGGCGGGTATTCCAGGCCAAGGGACAGACCTTCAGCCTGAACGAGCTGCTCGGCGGCGATGCCGAGCGCGCCGCCCCGTTCGAGGACGGCCAGTTTGCCACCATCTATCTGGCTCCCAAGGATTACCATCGCATCCACATGCCGCTGGCAGGCACGCTGCGGGAAATGGTGTACGTGCCCGGCCGCCTGTTCTCGGTCAACCCGGTCACCGCCGCCAACGTGCCCAACCTGTTCGCCCGCAACGAGCGCGTGGCGGCGATTTTCGATACCGAATGGGGGCCGATGGCGATGGTGCTGGTGGGCGCCATGATTGTTGGTAGCGTGGAAACCACCTGGGCGGGCGTCGTCGCGCCCGGCACCGGCAAGGTCAGCAGCGTGGACTATTCGGCGGAAGAGCCGATCCGATTCGAAAAGGGCGAGGAAATGGGCCGTTTCCGCCTGGGCTCAACCGTCGTCCTGCTGATGCCCAAAAACAGCATGAGCTGGTCGGATAACCTGCAGGCCGAAACCGTCCTGCGTATGGGACGCCCCATCGGCCAGCGCGACGACTGA